From Methanobacterium petrolearium, a single genomic window includes:
- a CDS encoding valine--tRNA ligase gives MKEVEVPKEYHHDKEIEWQKTWQKIKLYQFNTDETRPRYIIDTPPPYPTGSIHIGHVLNWLYMDVIARWKRMQGYSVLFPQGWDCHGLPTEVKVEEIHSIKKNDVPREEFRKMCIELTSENILGMKTQMQRMGYSQDWSREYVTMTPQYKEKTQLSFLKMYHDGLIYRAVHPVNWCPRCETAIAFAEVEYQENETFLNYLQFPEAEDEGSVPIATTRPELLAACVAVVVHPDDERYQHLARKKVTVPLFNRDVKIITDQEVDPEFGTGAVMICTFGDKTDVTWVNRYNLDIIEAINEQGIMQDVCGKYSGLTLAECKKTIVEDLDKEGFLTKKEKVDQNVGQCWRCKTPIEILVKKQWFVAVKELNNQIEDAAEGMNWMPEHMKTRLLNWTGSMDWDWCISRQRIFATPIPVWYCKDCGEVMIPSEDELPIDPTQTQPTKPCKCGSTNFIAEEDVLDTWMDSSITPLVIAGWPSPEYKNLFPSSIRQQGHDIIRTWAFYTILRSLALTGKSPFESVVVNGMVFGEDGHKMSKSRGNVIKPEEVVKEYGADALRLWAANSVPGSDVPFAWKDVQHGYKFLRKFWNAFRFVNMHLENYDKTSNEEEVISTLKPLDKWILSGLNQLVGEVTKAMEEYNFAHARNRIQAYIWHDFCDDYIEAVKYRLYTDNGGESKQSALYTLNTVILTTLRLLSPFTPYFTEEIHYYLEGYQAEENKPGSIHQESWPEVNQELVDESTDEIGKVGVEIISQLRRFKANRKMPLNTPLKSVTIYSVSKDTYDQLNILQEDIKGTMRIENLTLQEGKPDVREIVVEVTPRMDKIGPKFKGQAPVIAKYLQSNDPQIITETIDKDGFIDIEGSKVTSEHVSTSKELVGRTGEKVDLILMEELDLVVELVI, from the coding sequence ATGAAGGAAGTTGAGGTTCCCAAGGAATACCATCACGATAAAGAAATAGAATGGCAAAAAACCTGGCAAAAAATAAAGTTATACCAGTTCAACACAGATGAGACCCGCCCCAGATATATAATTGATACACCACCACCATATCCTACCGGTTCCATCCATATAGGGCATGTTTTAAACTGGCTTTATATGGATGTCATTGCCCGTTGGAAGCGTATGCAGGGGTATTCAGTGTTATTCCCCCAGGGATGGGACTGTCATGGTCTGCCTACCGAGGTTAAGGTAGAGGAGATCCACAGCATCAAGAAGAATGATGTTCCCAGGGAAGAATTCCGTAAGATGTGCATTGAACTTACCAGTGAAAACATATTGGGTATGAAGACACAGATGCAGAGAATGGGTTATTCCCAGGATTGGAGTAGGGAATATGTAACCATGACTCCACAATACAAGGAAAAAACCCAGCTGAGTTTCCTGAAGATGTATCATGATGGTCTTATCTACCGTGCTGTGCACCCGGTGAACTGGTGTCCCCGTTGTGAGACAGCCATTGCTTTTGCTGAAGTTGAGTACCAGGAAAATGAAACTTTCCTCAACTACCTTCAATTTCCTGAAGCCGAAGATGAAGGAAGTGTACCCATCGCCACAACCCGACCTGAATTACTGGCTGCATGTGTAGCAGTGGTAGTTCATCCTGATGATGAACGCTATCAGCACCTTGCCAGGAAAAAAGTCACAGTACCTCTCTTCAACCGTGATGTGAAAATCATCACTGACCAGGAAGTTGACCCTGAATTCGGTACCGGGGCAGTTATGATCTGTACCTTCGGGGATAAAACCGACGTAACATGGGTTAACCGTTACAATCTGGACATAATCGAAGCAATCAATGAACAGGGAATAATGCAAGATGTCTGTGGAAAGTACAGTGGATTAACCCTGGCAGAATGTAAAAAAACCATTGTGGAAGATCTGGATAAAGAAGGATTCCTCACCAAAAAAGAGAAAGTTGACCAGAATGTGGGTCAGTGCTGGAGATGCAAAACACCCATTGAGATACTGGTTAAAAAACAATGGTTCGTGGCTGTTAAAGAACTTAACAACCAAATTGAAGATGCCGCCGAAGGTATGAATTGGATGCCAGAACATATGAAAACCCGTCTTTTAAACTGGACTGGTAGTATGGATTGGGACTGGTGCATAAGCAGACAGCGTATTTTCGCCACCCCCATACCAGTATGGTACTGTAAAGATTGTGGAGAAGTTATGATACCATCAGAAGATGAACTTCCCATTGATCCTACCCAAACTCAACCCACCAAACCGTGTAAGTGCGGAAGTACAAATTTCATTGCTGAAGAAGACGTCCTAGACACCTGGATGGATAGTTCCATAACCCCCCTGGTTATAGCTGGATGGCCATCACCAGAATACAAAAATCTTTTCCCATCAAGCATCCGCCAGCAGGGACACGACATCATCCGGACCTGGGCGTTTTACACCATTCTTCGTAGTTTAGCCCTTACCGGGAAATCACCATTTGAAAGTGTGGTTGTAAATGGTATGGTATTTGGAGAAGATGGTCATAAAATGAGTAAATCCCGGGGAAATGTAATCAAACCTGAAGAGGTAGTTAAGGAGTACGGTGCTGATGCCCTACGTTTATGGGCTGCCAACAGTGTACCTGGTTCCGATGTTCCATTCGCCTGGAAAGATGTTCAGCATGGCTATAAATTCCTGAGGAAATTCTGGAATGCATTCCGTTTTGTGAACATGCACCTGGAAAATTATGATAAAACCAGCAACGAAGAAGAAGTTATATCCACATTAAAACCCCTGGATAAATGGATCTTATCCGGGTTAAATCAACTGGTAGGAGAAGTAACCAAAGCAATGGAAGAGTACAACTTCGCCCACGCCCGTAACCGTATCCAGGCCTACATCTGGCATGACTTCTGTGATGATTACATTGAAGCAGTGAAATACCGACTTTACACTGATAATGGGGGAGAATCTAAGCAAAGTGCGCTTTACACACTGAACACCGTGATTTTAACCACTTTAAGATTATTATCTCCATTTACACCCTATTTTACTGAAGAAATTCATTACTATCTGGAAGGATATCAGGCTGAAGAAAACAAACCCGGTAGCATTCACCAGGAAAGCTGGCCTGAAGTTAACCAGGAACTGGTGGATGAATCCACTGATGAAATTGGAAAAGTTGGGGTGGAAATCATCAGCCAACTTAGAAGGTTCAAAGCCAACCGTAAAATGCCATTAAACACTCCCCTAAAATCAGTTACCATTTATTCCGTTTCAAAAGACACTTACGACCAGTTAAACATCCTTCAGGAAGATATTAAAGGCACCATGCGTATTGAAAACCTCACACTTCAGGAAGGTAAACCCGATGTCCGGGAAATAGTGGTGGAAGTCACCCCCAGGATGGATAAAATCGGACCGAAATTTAAGGGCCAGGCCCCGGTTATTGCGAAATATTTACAATCAAATGATCCCCAAATAATAACAGAAACCATTGATAAGGATGGTTTTATTGATATTGAAGGATCAAAAGTCACATCAGAGCATGTTTCCACCAGTAAAGAACTGGTGGGGCGTACTGGGGAGAAGGTTGATCTGATCCTCATGGAAGAACTGGACCTGGTAGTGGAACTGGTTATATAA
- the argB gene encoding acetylglutamate kinase — METVNILIEALPYIKKFHHKKIMIKYGGHAMIDSVAKSSTARDTVLLKYVGMKPIVVHGGGPEISRSMNKLGKEPKFIGGLRVTDQETMDIVKMVLVGKISTEIVSNIGLHGGKGVGLSGKDNMLLKARKRSPQVVVDQETGKEQMVDLGLVGEIESINPEILKVMTENDYIPVISPIGVDDKGETLNLNADTVAGEVSGEVGAEKLIILTDVPGILREHSDPDSLIRKVSIEEVLELIDDGTVRDGMLPKVLTCISALENGVKSAHIIDGRIKHSILLEIFTKEGIGTMITR; from the coding sequence ATGGAAACAGTTAACATTCTCATTGAAGCCTTACCCTACATCAAAAAATTCCACCATAAAAAGATCATGATTAAATACGGTGGTCACGCCATGATCGATTCTGTTGCCAAAAGCTCCACAGCCCGTGATACTGTTCTATTGAAATATGTGGGAATGAAACCCATAGTAGTACACGGAGGAGGACCTGAAATCTCCCGTTCCATGAACAAACTAGGTAAAGAACCAAAATTCATCGGCGGACTTCGTGTAACCGATCAGGAAACCATGGATATCGTGAAAATGGTCCTCGTTGGCAAGATAAGCACCGAAATCGTGTCTAACATCGGATTACATGGTGGTAAAGGAGTGGGACTTTCAGGTAAGGATAATATGCTCCTAAAAGCTCGTAAACGCTCCCCCCAGGTCGTGGTGGACCAGGAAACAGGTAAAGAACAGATGGTTGATTTGGGCCTGGTGGGGGAGATTGAATCAATAAACCCTGAAATCCTCAAAGTTATGACTGAAAATGATTACATACCAGTTATCAGCCCCATAGGAGTAGACGATAAGGGCGAAACATTAAATTTAAATGCCGACACCGTGGCCGGGGAAGTCTCCGGCGAAGTTGGGGCAGAAAAACTTATAATACTTACCGATGTCCCTGGAATTCTCAGGGAACATTCAGACCCTGATAGTCTAATTAGAAAAGTTAGCATCGAGGAAGTACTGGAACTTATTGATGATGGAACTGTCCGGGATGGTATGTTACCAAAAGTGCTGACTTGTATCAGTGCCCTGGAAAATGGAGTTAAATCAGCCCATATAATCGATGGGAGAATAAAACATAGCATACTACTTGAGATCTTCACCAAAGAAGGTATTGGAACCATGATCACCAGATAA
- a CDS encoding flavodoxin family protein yields the protein MKIIVLFYSRSRKTALVAKILAKEVNGDTQEIIDLNDRQGPLNYLKASVDAFRENKTVIKPETVDLTNYDLIYLGSPTWAGKPAPAIITLIDHCNFIGKDVILFATMGGSGGQKVINRMKEKIEPRGGRMIKSFLVKTGGKKMEELVEDVKEIIRDEDLPIYGI from the coding sequence ATGAAAATAATTGTTTTGTTTTATTCAAGGAGTAGGAAAACGGCTCTGGTGGCCAAGATCCTAGCCAAGGAAGTGAATGGAGATACTCAGGAAATAATTGACCTGAATGATAGACAGGGCCCATTAAACTATTTAAAGGCTTCAGTGGATGCTTTTCGTGAAAATAAGACTGTAATCAAGCCAGAAACAGTAGATCTCACAAATTATGATCTAATCTACTTGGGAAGTCCCACATGGGCAGGTAAACCAGCACCAGCAATTATCACCCTCATTGACCACTGTAATTTCATTGGTAAAGATGTTATTTTATTTGCCACCATGGGTGGCTCTGGTGGTCAGAAAGTTATCAACCGCATGAAAGAAAAAATAGAACCCCGGGGAGGGCGAATGATTAAATCATTCCTGGTGAAAACTGGTGGCAAGAAAATGGAAGAATTGGTTGAAGATGTTAAAGAAATCATCCGAGATGAAGATCTCCCTATATATGGAATATAA
- the pyrI gene encoding aspartate carbamoyltransferase regulatory subunit, whose amino-acid sequence MKTPKELKVKPIKNGTVIDHISANNALKVLKILGLPRPETGLTLAMNVHSSQMGSKDIVKIEGRELASREVDEIALIAPQATINIIRNYEIVGKGKVTLLDEINSILTCSNPNCITNTNEPVETRFIVLNKEPLILRCHYCERIMDQSDVETQFK is encoded by the coding sequence ATGAAAACTCCTAAGGAATTGAAGGTAAAGCCCATTAAAAATGGTACGGTTATTGATCATATAAGTGCAAATAACGCCCTTAAAGTCCTTAAAATATTGGGGCTTCCTCGCCCAGAGACTGGATTGACCCTGGCCATGAATGTCCATTCCAGTCAGATGGGAAGTAAGGACATTGTCAAGATAGAGGGAAGGGAACTTGCATCAAGAGAAGTGGATGAAATTGCCCTTATAGCCCCCCAAGCTACAATAAATATTATAAGAAATTATGAAATTGTGGGAAAAGGTAAAGTTACTCTTTTAGATGAAATTAACAGTATTTTAACTTGTTCTAATCCCAACTGTATCACCAACACCAATGAACCGGTTGAAACTCGCTTCATTGTGCTAAACAAGGAACCTTTGATCCTTCGCTGTCATTACTGTGAACGAATCATGGATCAAAGTGATGTTGAAACCCAATTCAAGTAA
- a CDS encoding secondary thiamine-phosphate synthase enzyme YjbQ has translation MKNAREIIEIRTSQRVEILDITREVEGILSQFGVKEGLLNVYSRHSTSGVVINENESGLISDFQMALEKIIPQGAGYHHDRIDNNADSHIRGFLIGGSQTVPVENGTIMLGTWQSIFFVELDGPRQRKLTVTVMGE, from the coding sequence ATGAAAAATGCACGCGAAATAATAGAAATCAGAACTTCCCAGAGGGTTGAAATATTGGATATCACCAGGGAAGTTGAAGGGATTTTGTCACAGTTTGGTGTTAAAGAGGGATTGTTAAATGTGTACAGCCGCCATTCCACATCAGGGGTAGTTATAAACGAAAATGAATCTGGTTTAATTTCTGATTTTCAGATGGCCCTGGAAAAAATCATTCCTCAAGGTGCAGGTTACCATCACGACCGTATTGATAATAATGCAGACAGTCATATCCGAGGATTCTTAATAGGGGGTAGTCAAACCGTACCTGTGGAAAATGGTACGATTATGCTGGGCACCTGGCAGAGTATTTTCTTTGTGGAACTGGACGGACCACGACAAAGAAAACTAACAGTGACAGTTATGGGTGAATGA
- a CDS encoding protein translocase subunit SecF: MINYERFLESYKPLIAVPVVITIIALILVATLGLQQGIELKGGTTAVVQLEKPISQNELDTLISEGMSTQQVDVTISNNQANVEIAGDVSIVKLTSVLEGTGNITSYHSVGPVLGKESMTQVYYALAFAFIFMSITVFIIFRNFVPSLAVIFAALSDIIIALGGMALFGIPLSVASVGAILMLIGYSVDTDILLTTRILKRKEGTVTERAVEAIKTGLTMAAAAIGSMVALYLVVVFMIPAAQTLADIAAVLIIGLTADILATWLMNLGILRWYVEARK; encoded by the coding sequence TTGATAAATTATGAAAGATTCTTAGAATCCTACAAACCCCTCATCGCTGTTCCAGTGGTAATCACCATTATCGCTTTGATATTAGTAGCCACTCTTGGACTTCAGCAAGGCATAGAACTTAAAGGTGGAACTACTGCCGTGGTACAACTGGAAAAACCCATTAGTCAAAATGAATTAGACACATTGATTAGTGAGGGTATGTCCACACAACAGGTTGATGTTACAATTAGTAACAATCAGGCCAATGTGGAAATCGCTGGTGATGTCAGTATTGTTAAATTAACATCTGTCCTGGAGGGAACAGGGAATATAACCAGCTATCATTCAGTTGGTCCGGTATTGGGTAAAGAATCAATGACACAAGTATACTATGCACTTGCTTTCGCATTCATCTTCATGAGTATAACTGTTTTCATAATTTTCCGAAATTTCGTGCCCAGCTTAGCAGTTATATTCGCTGCCCTCTCTGACATTATAATTGCCCTAGGTGGTATGGCCCTATTCGGAATCCCCCTTTCAGTAGCTTCAGTAGGAGCAATACTCATGTTAATTGGTTACAGTGTAGACACTGACATCCTGCTCACCACCCGAATCCTTAAAAGAAAAGAAGGCACAGTAACTGAAAGAGCTGTAGAAGCCATTAAAACAGGTTTAACCATGGCAGCCGCAGCCATTGGTTCTATGGTGGCGCTTTACCTGGTAGTGGTATTCATGATCCCTGCTGCCCAGACCTTGGCTGATATAGCTGCCGTGTTGATCATCGGTTTAACCGCAGATATTCTGGCCACCTGGCTTATGAACCTTGGAATACTTAGATGGTACGTGGAGGCACGAAAATGA
- a CDS encoding preprotein translocase subunit SecD translates to MKYDKFIKDKRFILLVVLVIGSIAAISVFGIQQGLDLKGGSVIQLQLEKPVDTTTMNTVTAVLDKRLNIFGVKDVKVYSSGNQNVIVEIAGVEPEDVAKIVGSNGKFEAKINNQTALVGSDITSVQPYQVTGTEWQVPFKVSLEGANRFAEVAEGQAGTPVEMYLDDQLITSPELSAELANGQPSTEVMISGAESTKEEAQTEAKSIQTLLQSGALPVKVEIVGVSSVSAELGDQFINGAIVAGLLALVVIAAIIILRYRTPLLVIPIMLTSIAELILVLGTAAVIHWNIDLAAIAGILAAIGTGVDDQIIITDEVLKGFQEKKRFSGVRNQIKKAFFIIFAAAGTLIAAMLPLAYIGFSRGATGIGVLSGFAFTTVLGVLVGIFITRPVYAKFVELMLDKR, encoded by the coding sequence ATGAAATACGATAAATTCATCAAAGACAAACGGTTCATTCTTCTTGTCGTGCTGGTCATTGGGAGTATAGCTGCTATTTCAGTTTTTGGTATCCAGCAAGGGCTGGATCTTAAAGGCGGATCAGTAATACAGCTTCAGCTTGAAAAACCAGTGGACACCACCACCATGAACACAGTTACCGCTGTTCTGGATAAAAGGCTGAACATATTTGGTGTTAAAGATGTTAAGGTATACTCCAGTGGAAATCAGAATGTAATTGTGGAAATTGCTGGTGTGGAACCAGAGGATGTTGCCAAGATCGTGGGATCTAATGGTAAATTTGAAGCCAAAATTAACAACCAAACTGCCCTGGTAGGATCTGATATCACCAGTGTACAACCATACCAGGTTACTGGAACCGAGTGGCAGGTTCCCTTTAAAGTATCTCTGGAAGGTGCCAATCGTTTTGCTGAAGTAGCTGAAGGTCAGGCTGGCACTCCTGTAGAGATGTACCTTGATGACCAACTCATAACATCACCAGAACTTTCTGCAGAACTGGCCAATGGACAACCATCCACTGAAGTGATGATCAGTGGTGCTGAAAGCACCAAAGAAGAGGCACAGACAGAAGCTAAGAGTATTCAAACATTATTACAATCTGGTGCTCTCCCTGTTAAAGTGGAAATTGTTGGTGTTAGCAGTGTTTCAGCCGAACTTGGTGATCAGTTTATAAACGGAGCAATCGTAGCTGGATTATTAGCACTGGTGGTTATTGCAGCCATTATAATTCTAAGATACCGTACACCATTACTGGTTATTCCCATTATGTTAACCAGTATCGCAGAACTCATCCTGGTATTGGGAACTGCTGCTGTAATACACTGGAACATTGACCTGGCAGCAATTGCCGGTATACTGGCAGCCATTGGTACTGGTGTAGATGACCAGATCATCATCACCGATGAAGTGCTTAAAGGATTCCAGGAGAAAAAACGCTTTTCCGGTGTTCGCAACCAGATAAAGAAAGCCTTCTTTATCATATTCGCTGCTGCAGGTACTCTCATTGCGGCAATGTTGCCTCTGGCATATATTGGTTTCAGTAGAGGAGCCACTGGAATAGGTGTTCTGTCTGGATTTGCATTCACCACTGTCCTGGGAGTGCTTGTTGGAATTTTCATCACCAGACCAGTTTATGCTAAATTTGTTGAACTAATGTTGGATAAACGATAA
- a CDS encoding DUF166 domain-containing protein, with translation MKISIVTDGSYGERAHATIKEEFNCDYIMMDAPTSTFMDEIDLPSETLAQLENADIIITYTLHPDLTLDLVDALHDKVEWIIVGAWRGDGFKNQLEKYGNVTCPENMCDLSENGNPIFDEFVSKFGQPIVRVNCQGDKVVDVKVLRCSPCGSTRFVAEEMVGEPTETLPVRAGLRIQHYPCRAPKMRLFADDECKKELAANFHKKAFENALKKDNNAD, from the coding sequence GTGAAAATATCGATTGTAACTGATGGATCATATGGTGAACGGGCCCATGCAACTATTAAAGAAGAATTCAACTGTGATTACATCATGATGGATGCACCAACATCCACGTTTATGGATGAAATTGATCTTCCATCTGAAACCCTTGCACAACTTGAAAATGCAGACATAATTATAACCTACACTTTACATCCAGATTTAACACTAGATTTGGTTGATGCCCTGCATGATAAAGTGGAATGGATAATAGTGGGAGCTTGGAGGGGTGATGGTTTCAAAAACCAGTTAGAAAAATATGGAAATGTAACCTGCCCTGAAAACATGTGTGATCTTTCTGAAAATGGTAACCCTATCTTTGATGAATTTGTATCCAAATTTGGACAACCAATAGTCAGAGTAAACTGCCAGGGTGATAAGGTGGTTGACGTAAAAGTTTTAAGATGCTCTCCATGTGGCAGCACCAGATTTGTTGCTGAGGAGATGGTGGGGGAACCTACAGAAACCCTACCAGTTAGGGCAGGACTTCGAATACAACATTATCCATGTCGAGCACCCAAGATGAGACTTTTCGCCGATGATGAATGTAAGAAAGAACTTGCTGCTAATTTCCATAAAAAAGCCTTTGAAAATGCCCTAAAAAAGGATAACAATGCTGATTAA
- the argC gene encoding N-acetyl-gamma-glutamyl-phosphate reductase codes for MLEVAIIGASGYTGGELLRFLDVHSKVEVVAATSRQYADTPIRKVHPHLHDLDLNFLDKSPSDLDVDLAFTATPHGASMNIVPELVEKGIKVVDLSGDYRFDDIAIYEKWYGLKHKKPLEAVYGLPEMYREEIKRAYLVANPGCYPTGAILAGIPLVKNGITDTLIADSKSGVSGAGINPTPVTHYPNIGDNLVPYAVTTHRHMPEIQEKLQKYGNVRVSFTPHLIPAIRGIITTLHCFPNKEITPSEVQEIYKEEYQNEPFIRVLEEGEIPRLSSVRGSNFCHIGCFEIDENGRLVVISAIDNLVKGASGVAVQNMNLMCGFPETMSLEAVGLHP; via the coding sequence ATGTTAGAAGTAGCGATTATTGGAGCCAGTGGTTACACCGGAGGAGAACTTTTAAGGTTTCTTGATGTTCACAGCAAAGTGGAAGTAGTTGCAGCCACTTCCCGACAGTATGCAGACACTCCCATAAGAAAGGTACATCCTCACCTGCATGATCTGGATTTAAATTTTTTAGATAAATCACCATCAGATTTGGATGTTGATTTGGCCTTCACCGCCACACCTCACGGCGCTTCCATGAATATTGTTCCCGAACTAGTAGAAAAAGGAATCAAAGTGGTTGATCTCAGTGGAGATTACCGATTCGATGATATTGCTATTTATGAGAAATGGTACGGTTTAAAACATAAAAAACCGCTGGAAGCTGTTTATGGATTACCCGAGATGTATCGAGAGGAAATTAAACGAGCTTATCTTGTTGCTAACCCTGGATGCTATCCCACTGGTGCCATACTAGCTGGCATTCCCCTGGTAAAAAATGGTATCACTGACACTCTAATTGCTGACTCTAAAAGTGGAGTGAGTGGTGCTGGGATCAATCCAACCCCAGTTACACATTACCCCAACATTGGTGACAATCTGGTACCATACGCAGTGACCACACACCGCCACATGCCTGAAATCCAGGAAAAACTACAAAAATACGGAAATGTTCGCGTATCATTCACTCCACATCTAATACCTGCTATTAGGGGGATTATAACCACATTACATTGTTTCCCAAATAAAGAAATTACTCCATCTGAAGTTCAGGAAATATATAAAGAGGAATATCAAAATGAACCATTCATCCGGGTGCTTGAAGAAGGTGAAATTCCAAGATTAAGTTCCGTGCGTGGATCAAATTTCTGCCATATTGGCTGCTTTGAAATTGATGAAAACGGTAGATTAGTTGTTATTTCTGCTATTGATAATCTGGTTAAGGGTGCTTCAGGTGTGGCAGTTCAAAATATGAATCTTATGTGCGGATTCCCCGAAACAATGTCCCTGGAAGCTGTGGGTTTACATCCCTAA
- the pheT gene encoding phenylalanine--tRNA ligase subunit beta, whose product MPVITFTYDDLEELLDQKIDQKKLIDLLPMIASDIENYDDEQVKVEFFPNRPDYLSVEGVARELKGFLEIEKGLPHYQMEPSGTSITIDPGLKDIRPYTACCLVLGIKLNENKLRQVMDFQEDLHWVIGRDRKKVAIGIHNLDVLKGPFRYMAADPDEMSFVPLEMNEKMTLREILQQHKKGKDYAHLIDQYNRYPLIMDSEDNILSMPPIINGELTKLTVDTKNLFVDVTGTDQQAVERTLNIIATSFAEAGAQIQTMENIYPDETLTRPDLTPKERMVSVRNAEKLIGIQLTSEKVAEALRTVRLGAEVIDKDRVRVLIPPYRVDILHEVDIIENVAIGYCFRKITPELPQVATVAREDLYIDFDQNVREIMNGLDFAEVMSLMLTNEENHYQKMKLPETERVEVAQPISKDRTMIRQSLLNGLLEFLEDNKHEELPQKIFEVGETVFLDAEKETKTFGVKKMACMVTHSQANFTEIKSITDSFINNLGLEMQIQDSDHPSFIMGRCAQLNGVKKGTSEVMVTGYFGEMNPEVITNFQLEYPVVAMEVEFTKL is encoded by the coding sequence ATGCCTGTTATAACATTTACCTACGATGATTTAGAGGAATTATTAGATCAAAAAATAGACCAGAAAAAACTCATTGATTTATTACCTATGATAGCCAGTGACATTGAGAATTATGACGATGAACAGGTCAAAGTGGAGTTTTTCCCTAACCGCCCTGATTATTTGAGTGTGGAAGGAGTTGCCAGGGAACTTAAGGGATTTTTAGAAATAGAAAAGGGACTGCCTCACTATCAAATGGAACCATCCGGTACCAGCATCACCATTGATCCTGGACTGAAGGACATTCGACCTTACACTGCATGCTGCCTGGTACTAGGCATAAAACTCAATGAAAACAAACTCCGCCAGGTCATGGACTTTCAGGAAGACCTTCACTGGGTCATAGGCCGGGACAGGAAAAAGGTAGCCATAGGTATCCACAATCTGGACGTTCTGAAAGGACCATTCCGTTATATGGCTGCTGATCCTGATGAAATGTCCTTTGTACCCCTTGAAATGAACGAAAAGATGACTCTCCGGGAAATCCTACAACAACACAAGAAAGGAAAGGACTACGCTCACCTTATAGATCAATATAACCGGTACCCATTGATCATGGATTCAGAAGATAATATACTTTCAATGCCACCCATTATCAACGGAGAGCTCACCAAACTAACGGTTGATACTAAAAATCTTTTTGTGGATGTTACTGGAACTGACCAGCAAGCAGTGGAGCGTACTTTGAACATAATTGCCACCAGTTTCGCAGAAGCCGGTGCACAGATCCAGACTATGGAAAACATATACCCTGATGAAACACTCACCAGACCGGATTTAACACCAAAAGAACGCATGGTAAGTGTTCGAAATGCTGAAAAACTTATTGGAATCCAATTAACATCAGAAAAAGTGGCGGAAGCTTTACGCACTGTACGACTGGGTGCTGAAGTCATTGATAAAGATAGAGTACGGGTTTTAATTCCCCCGTACCGGGTGGACATCCTTCACGAAGTGGACATTATAGAAAACGTTGCTATAGGGTACTGTTTCCGTAAGATCACTCCAGAACTTCCTCAGGTGGCTACTGTGGCCAGGGAAGATCTCTATATAGATTTCGACCAGAATGTCCGAGAAATTATGAATGGATTGGACTTTGCAGAGGTAATGAGTCTCATGCTCACCAATGAGGAAAATCACTACCAGAAGATGAAACTCCCTGAGACCGAGAGAGTGGAAGTTGCTCAGCCCATCAGTAAGGATCGGACCATGATCCGCCAGAGCCTCTTGAATGGTCTACTGGAATTTTTGGAGGATAACAAGCATGAAGAACTTCCTCAGAAAATCTTTGAAGTAGGGGAAACAGTTTTCCTTGATGCAGAAAAAGAGACAAAGACATTTGGAGTTAAAAAGATGGCATGCATGGTAACCCATTCCCAGGCAAACTTCACCGAGATCAAATCCATCACTGACTCATTCATAAATAATCTGGGCCTGGAAATGCAAATCCAAGACTCTGATCATCCCAGCTTCATCATGGGAAGATGTGCCCAGCTAAATGGTGTGAAAAAAGGAACATCTGAGGTTATGGTCACAGGATACTTTGGTGAGATGAATCCCGAGGTCATCACCAATTTCCAACTGGAATACCCAGTGGTGGCAATGGAAGTTGAATTTACAAAATTATAA